One part of the Candidatus Eremiobacterota bacterium genome encodes these proteins:
- a CDS encoding tetratricopeptide repeat protein: MVERTPRLLAALALGAFSFASLQLTAAAQTSTFYTPPKILKQGTASAPVVGTGAVTVKVFVKKDGSVGTVQVEKSTNHGDDAAATEIAKTSTYKPGLRDGKPIDAYYTLALKFNGSAVTTDTGSTVNDVNQANALIRAGKYADAKTELQAYLTGHPGDKDASALLGVADYYLKDGAGAAAAFDAAGTIPDRFKTIAAQAYSDAAVDALKAKNNEQAIALADKALALQQNVNTLYIQGTAYANAQKYPQAIADLEKAKAQATSGRADAATLDAIDSSLATSYVLGGQVDKGLALAKAVKARNPSNTRVDDALASYYNQQAIAAMQAGKKADAVSNLEAGARAVPSRAGVLYVAAANVLSQGDKPDWKAVKAEADKALALNPNDARANYVAGIAVANGGDSKAAIPLLQKAKANAGSDASLNADIDAALKKLSTPPKQ, from the coding sequence ATGGTCGAACGCACACCCCGCCTGCTCGCCGCGCTCGCGCTCGGCGCGTTCTCGTTCGCATCGCTTCAGCTGACGGCAGCCGCGCAAACGTCCACCTTCTACACGCCGCCGAAGATCCTCAAGCAAGGCACGGCGTCGGCACCCGTCGTCGGCACCGGCGCGGTGACCGTGAAGGTCTTCGTCAAGAAAGACGGTTCGGTCGGAACCGTGCAGGTGGAGAAGTCGACGAACCACGGTGACGACGCGGCCGCGACCGAGATCGCGAAGACGTCGACCTACAAGCCGGGGCTACGCGACGGGAAGCCGATCGACGCGTACTACACGCTGGCGCTGAAGTTCAACGGCTCGGCCGTCACCACCGACACCGGCTCGACCGTCAACGACGTCAACCAGGCCAACGCGCTGATCCGAGCCGGCAAGTACGCCGACGCGAAGACCGAGCTGCAAGCGTACTTGACGGGCCATCCCGGCGACAAGGACGCGAGCGCGCTGCTCGGCGTCGCCGACTACTATCTGAAAGACGGCGCGGGTGCGGCGGCGGCGTTCGACGCGGCCGGAACGATTCCGGACCGCTTCAAGACGATCGCCGCGCAGGCGTACTCCGACGCCGCAGTCGACGCGCTCAAGGCGAAGAACAACGAGCAGGCGATCGCGCTCGCCGACAAGGCGCTGGCCCTGCAGCAGAACGTCAACACGCTCTACATTCAAGGGACGGCGTACGCGAACGCGCAGAAGTATCCGCAGGCGATCGCCGATCTCGAAAAGGCGAAGGCGCAGGCGACGAGCGGCCGTGCCGACGCCGCGACGCTCGACGCGATCGACTCCTCGCTCGCGACCTCGTACGTTCTGGGCGGCCAGGTCGACAAGGGCCTCGCGCTCGCCAAAGCGGTCAAGGCGCGCAATCCGAGCAACACGCGCGTCGACGACGCGCTGGCCTCGTACTACAACCAGCAGGCAATCGCGGCGATGCAGGCCGGCAAGAAGGCCGACGCGGTCTCGAACCTCGAGGCCGGAGCGCGCGCGGTGCCCTCTCGCGCGGGCGTCCTGTACGTGGCCGCGGCGAACGTGCTCTCGCAGGGCGACAAGCCGGACTGGAAGGCCGTCAAGGCCGAAGCCGACAAGGCGCTCGCGCTCAACCCCAACGACGCCCGCGCGAACTACGTCGCCGGGATCGCGGTCGCCAACGGCGGCGACAGCAAGGCGGCGATCCCGCTGCTTCAAAAGGCGAAGGCGAATGCGGGTTCGGACGCCTCCCTGAACGCCGACATCGACGCTGCGCTCAAGAAGCTCAGCACACCACCCAAGCAGTAG